A section of the Agromyces aurantiacus genome encodes:
- a CDS encoding FAS1-like dehydratase domain-containing protein: protein MPVNPELQGRVFAPTQPYLVGREKVREFARAVFATNPINLDVEAARAAGHADVVAPPTFAVVVQEHTLAQLLAEPDAGIDFTRVVHGDQRFTSSRPIVAGDELTATLTVSSVKTLGAHSMVTAESVITDAAGEHVVTAISTLVVRGDE, encoded by the coding sequence GTGCCAGTGAACCCCGAGCTGCAGGGCCGCGTGTTCGCGCCCACCCAGCCGTACCTCGTGGGTCGCGAGAAGGTGCGCGAGTTCGCGCGCGCCGTGTTCGCGACGAACCCGATCAACCTCGACGTCGAGGCCGCGCGCGCCGCGGGCCACGCCGACGTCGTCGCGCCGCCGACCTTCGCGGTGGTCGTGCAGGAGCACACGCTCGCGCAGCTGCTCGCCGAGCCCGACGCCGGCATCGACTTCACGCGCGTCGTGCACGGCGACCAGCGCTTCACCTCGTCGCGCCCCATCGTCGCGGGCGACGAGCTGACCGCGACCCTCACGGTCTCGAGCGTCAAGACGCTCGGCGCGCACTCGATGGTCACCGCCGAGTCGGTGATCACGGATGCCGCGGGCGAGCACGTCGTGACCGCGATCTCCACCCTCGTCGTGCGAGGAGACGAGTGA
- a CDS encoding MaoC family dehydratase, which produces MAPSAAPDFDALAVGDVVAEREFHLTRDALVRYAGASGDFNPIHYRDDVAASVGLPGVLAHGMLTMGLAVQPVVDWAGHPARVVDYQTRFTRPVVVDPEAGADVTVVAKVGQLDAEARAARIDLTVSFEGATVLGKAQVRVVLA; this is translated from the coding sequence ATGGCCCCCAGCGCCGCCCCCGACTTCGACGCGCTCGCCGTCGGCGACGTGGTCGCCGAGCGCGAGTTCCACCTGACGCGCGACGCGCTCGTGCGCTACGCCGGCGCCTCGGGCGACTTCAACCCGATCCACTACCGCGACGACGTCGCGGCCTCGGTCGGCCTGCCGGGCGTGCTCGCACACGGCATGCTCACCATGGGCCTCGCGGTGCAGCCCGTGGTCGACTGGGCGGGCCACCCGGCTCGCGTCGTCGACTACCAGACGCGCTTCACGCGCCCGGTCGTCGTCGACCCCGAGGCCGGAGCCGACGTCACGGTCGTCGCGAAGGTCGGTCAGCTCGACGCCGAGGCGCGCGCGGCGCGCATCGACCTGACCGTGAGCTTCGAGGGCGCGACCGTGCTCGGCAAGGCGCAGGTGCGGGTGGTGCTCGCCTAG
- a CDS encoding UDP-N-acetylmuramate dehydrogenase yields MSGSGTPASADPREEHDLRFADLTTLRVGGPIGRLVTATTRDELVDLVVEADESGEPWMVVGGGSNLLVGDAGFPGTVIRIATHGIEVRPGDEEGTVLVRVQAGENWDDLVAYTVEHGYAGLEALSGIPGSVGASPVQNIGAYGQELQSALVGIEFLGEGEPEPGWMSADELELGYRTSVLKQGLTGVVVAVEFVLHDTTAEREVLGEALGTPVAYAQLATALGVQLGDRVPLARVREAVLALRAGKGMVLDPDDPDSVSAGSFFTNPIVPERVARTLPADAPRWYVEPEEPDEVTPLAELAAESPLDAFLAHQAELERVGEQAADASAPPPLVKLSAAWLIEHSGIRRGFALPGSRASISTKHTLALTNRGGAMAEEVAQLARFVQGRVQAEFGILLHPEPVLVGVEI; encoded by the coding sequence ATGAGCGGGTCCGGAACCCCGGCATCGGCCGATCCGCGAGAGGAACACGACCTCCGCTTCGCCGACCTCACCACCCTGCGCGTCGGCGGCCCGATCGGCCGGCTCGTCACGGCGACCACGCGCGACGAGCTCGTCGACCTCGTCGTCGAGGCCGACGAGTCGGGCGAGCCGTGGATGGTCGTCGGCGGCGGGTCGAACCTGCTCGTCGGCGACGCGGGATTCCCCGGCACCGTCATCCGCATCGCGACCCACGGCATCGAGGTGCGCCCGGGCGACGAGGAGGGCACCGTCCTCGTGCGCGTGCAGGCCGGCGAGAACTGGGACGACCTCGTCGCGTACACCGTCGAGCACGGCTACGCGGGCCTCGAGGCGCTCTCGGGCATCCCCGGCTCGGTCGGCGCGTCACCCGTCCAGAACATCGGCGCCTACGGGCAGGAGCTGCAGAGCGCGCTCGTCGGCATCGAGTTCCTCGGCGAGGGCGAGCCCGAGCCCGGCTGGATGTCGGCCGACGAACTCGAGCTCGGCTACCGCACGTCGGTCCTGAAGCAGGGCCTGACGGGCGTCGTCGTCGCGGTCGAGTTCGTGCTGCACGACACGACCGCCGAGCGCGAGGTGCTCGGCGAGGCGCTCGGCACGCCCGTCGCCTACGCGCAGCTCGCCACGGCGCTCGGCGTGCAGCTCGGCGACCGCGTGCCGCTCGCGCGCGTGCGCGAGGCCGTGCTCGCCCTGCGCGCCGGCAAGGGCATGGTGCTCGATCCCGACGACCCCGATTCGGTGAGTGCGGGCTCGTTCTTCACGAACCCGATCGTCCCCGAGCGCGTCGCGCGCACGCTGCCCGCCGACGCGCCCCGCTGGTACGTCGAGCCCGAGGAACCCGACGAGGTCACCCCGCTCGCCGAACTCGCGGCCGAGTCGCCGCTCGACGCGTTCCTCGCCCACCAGGCCGAACTCGAGCGGGTCGGCGAGCAGGCGGCGGATGCCTCGGCGCCGCCGCCGCTCGTGAAGCTCTCGGCCGCGTGGCTCATCGAGCACAGCGGCATCCGCCGCGGGTTCGCGCTGCCCGGGTCGCGGGCCTCGATCTCGACCAAGCACACGCTCGCGCTCACCAACCGCGGCGGTGCGATGGCCGAGGAGGTGGCGCAGCTCGCCCGCTTCGTGCAGGGCAGGGTGCAGGCCGAGTTCGGCATCCTGCTGCACCCCGAACCGGTGCTCGTCGGCGTCGAGATCTAA